The DNA segment AAATAGTTCTGTAATGGTTGCATTAAAGAGATCTAAAAAACTTGGAATGCCTTTGGTTATAGCAAGATCAATGCGATTTACTTTTTCAGGAATGGGTAATCCTGCATCACAAAGTGTTATTCCATCAGTATGCCCTATTTTTGCAATCAGTTGTGAAAGAGGGGCATTAAGTAATGATGTTTTTTTCATTGGAACACTCCTATTGTCCATAAGCGGTAAGAATAAATGTAATTAAAAAATACTATATAAATTTATCTTAAATGTAAAAATCTATTTTAGTTATTTGCTATGGAGATCAAACTTTTACTGCAATTTGCAAAAAATTAAACAAATGTAACCGCTTGTTTTATAATTTCAAGATAATAAATTCTTTAAGGTTTTTAGTTTTAAGGATAGAATACAATCAATAAAAATACAAAGGACAAACAATGAAACTAGGCATTATTGGTGCAATGGCACAAGAAGTAGAGATTTTGAAAAATACCCTACAAGATTTAAAAATAACTGAAATTGCAGGCTGTAAAATTTTTGAAGGAAAAATTAATAATAAAGAGGTAGCATTACTACAATCAGGTATTGGAAAAACGGCGGCTGCAATGGGCACCGCTCTCTTTTTGCAATTAACTAAACCTGATTATGTGATCAATACAGGTTCAGCGGGTGGATTGGATAAAAACTTAAATGTGGGAGATATTGTTATCTCAACAGAAGCTCGCTATCACGATGTTGATGTGACGGCTTTTGGCTATGAAATAGGGCAACTTCCTGCCAATCCAGCTGGATTTGTGGCAGATAAAGAACTCGCTGAATTAGCTTTTTCTTTGACACAACAACTAGGTGAAAATGCTGTTTCAGGGTTGATTTGTAGTGGCGATTTATTTGTGAATAGCGGTGAGATGATCACAAAAATTTGCAAAAATTTTCCGCAAGTGGTGGCGGTTGAAATGGAAGCAGCGGCTATTGCTCAAGTTTGTCACGCTTTTGGTGTGCCTTTTGTCGTTGTTCGAGCGATTTCAGATGTGGCGGATAAAGAGTCCCATTTATCTTTTGATGAATTTTTACCCCTTGCTGCACAAAAATCCTCTGCAATTGTATTAAAGATGATTGAACACTTAGGTTAATTGATGAAAAACGTATTCAATAGTTTGCGATTACAATGGTTGAATATCAATATGCTTAATGTATTGGCGGTATTTATTTCAACCAATATTGCCGCTATTGTTATTTGGCAATTAGAGATTTCTCATCTTGCAATGCCATTAGTTTTAGGCATTATTGCGACAGCATTATCAGAGCAAAGTAACCGTTTAACAGGGCGTTTCAAAGATCTTATTTTAA comes from the Pasteurella atlantica genome and includes:
- the mtnN gene encoding 5'-methylthioadenosine/S-adenosylhomocysteine nucleosidase; amino-acid sequence: MKLGIIGAMAQEVEILKNTLQDLKITEIAGCKIFEGKINNKEVALLQSGIGKTAAAMGTALFLQLTKPDYVINTGSAGGLDKNLNVGDIVISTEARYHDVDVTAFGYEIGQLPANPAGFVADKELAELAFSLTQQLGENAVSGLICSGDLFVNSGEMITKICKNFPQVVAVEMEAAAIAQVCHAFGVPFVVVRAISDVADKESHLSFDEFLPLAAQKSSAIVLKMIEHLG